The following proteins come from a genomic window of Chryseobacterium glaciei:
- a CDS encoding DUF808 domain-containing protein, which produces MASGFFAILDDIAALMDDVAVTSKIATQKTAGILGDDLAVNAEKATGFLSSREIPVLWAITKGSFINKLIILPIVFLLNWLYSPAINYVLILGGLYLAFEGVEKVIEFLFHRDKKGHEVVEEIEEDGKSSEEIEKAKVKSAITTDFILSIEIVIIALGTVLEENHPFITQILVTSLVAFIATVGVYGIVALIVRMDDAGFKLIKKSNDKGFFGTLGHLLVKALPIIIKILGVVGTIALIMVAGGIFLHRVEFLHGLLPTWPDVLKELTLGVVGGLGAVAIFTLGKKLVSVVRK; this is translated from the coding sequence ATGGCATCTGGTTTTTTTGCAATTTTGGATGATATCGCGGCTTTGATGGATGATGTGGCGGTTACAAGTAAAATAGCGACTCAAAAAACAGCAGGAATCTTGGGAGATGACCTTGCTGTAAATGCAGAAAAAGCTACCGGCTTCCTTTCCTCACGTGAGATACCTGTTTTATGGGCGATCACAAAAGGATCTTTTATCAACAAATTAATCATTCTGCCTATCGTGTTTTTACTCAATTGGCTCTATTCTCCGGCAATTAATTATGTGTTGATCCTTGGAGGATTATATTTAGCTTTCGAAGGGGTTGAAAAAGTGATAGAATTTCTTTTTCACCGTGACAAAAAAGGTCATGAAGTGGTAGAAGAAATTGAAGAAGATGGGAAAAGTTCTGAAGAAATAGAAAAAGCTAAAGTTAAATCGGCTATTACAACGGATTTCATTTTATCAATCGAGATCGTAATTATTGCTTTGGGAACTGTTTTGGAAGAAAATCATCCTTTCATTACGCAGATTTTAGTAACGAGTTTGGTGGCATTTATTGCTACTGTGGGCGTTTACGGAATTGTAGCTTTGATTGTAAGAATGGACGATGCCGGATTTAAATTAATCAAAAAAAGTAATGACAAAGGTTTCTTCGGGACACTTGGACATTTATTGGTGAAAGCTTTACCTATTATTATTAAAATTTTAGGTGTAGTTGGTACGATTGCCTTGATAATGGTAGCTGGTGGAATTTTTCTACATAGAGTAGAGTTTCTTCACGGATTACTTCCAACATGGCCGGATGTTTTGAAAGAACTTACGCTTGGAGTCGTAGGCGGATTGGGAGCTGTCGCAATTTTCACTTTAGGTAAAAAATTGGTTTCAGTTGTTAGAAAGTAA